In Coregonus clupeaformis isolate EN_2021a chromosome 7, ASM2061545v1, whole genome shotgun sequence, one genomic interval encodes:
- the rbis gene encoding ribosomal biogenesis factor — MAKNKQKGKRQQNVFRVANKQTKQKNKAKPVTSTLKHINAVKNEKVENLNKIFTEVQRDVKSVSKCTAPEPRKPTQVVREAPKESANVDSAAQLFSQL, encoded by the exons ATGGCGAAGAATAAACAAAAAGGCaaaaggcagcaaaatgtgttcCGAGTGgccaacaaacagacaaaacaaaaGAATAAAGCAAAACCTGTCACTTCAACTCTCAAACAC ATCAATGCAGTGAAAAACGAGAAGGTGGAGAACCTGAATAAAATATTTACAGAGGTCCAACGGGATGTCAAAAGTGTATCAAAATGCACTGCTCCAGAGCCCAGAAAGCCAACACAG gtTGTCCGTGAAGCACCGAAGGAGTCTGCGAATGTGGACAGCGCTGCCCAGCTGTTCTCTCAGCTATAG